One Cucurbita pepo subsp. pepo cultivar mu-cu-16 chromosome LG11, ASM280686v2, whole genome shotgun sequence DNA window includes the following coding sequences:
- the LOC111805399 gene encoding zinc-finger homeodomain protein 2-like produces the protein MDLDEEHDDQDDEVIEEMPIAHHFDATPPPPGEGSSAARKTGGGGGGIGGGNIRYKECLKNHAIGIGGQAVDGCGEFLPAGEEGSIDALKCAACNCHRNFHRKETDSDQGHYYNLHQHHQFSYRGPPHPSAYVYLTGAPIQQRPLALPAAVSGREEEDNTSNPSSSGGGTGLLKKRFRTKFSQEQKEKMLEFAEKVGWTIQKHDEADVEEFCRTTGVRRQVLKVWMHNNKHTLGKKCSND, from the coding sequence atggatttgGATGAGGAGCACGACGACCAAGACGATGAAGTAATAGAGGAGATGCCCATCGCCCACCACTTCGACGCCACACCGCCGCCGCCCGGGGAGGGTTCATCGGCGGCGAGGAAAACCggaggcggcggaggaggaatAGGAGGAGGTAATATTAGAtataaagagtgtttgaaGAATCACGCCATCGGAATCGGAGGGCAGGCGGTGGATGGGTGCGGCGAGTTTTTACCGGCGGGAGAAGAAGGGAGTATAGATGCACTAAAATGCGCCGCGTGTAACTGTCACCGGAATTTCCACCGGAAAGAAACGGATTCAGATCAGGGACATTACTATAACCTACACCAACATCATCAATTTTCTTATCGTGGGCCCCCACACCCTTCTGCTTACGTGTACTTGACAGGTGCTCCAATTCAGCAGAGGCCATTGGCGTTACCGGCGGCAGTGTCAGGGAGAGAGGAGGAGGATAACACATCTAATCCGAGCAGTAGCGGCGGCGGAACTGGGTTGTTGAAGAAGAGATTCCGGACAAAGTTCAGCCAAGaacaaaaggagaaaatgTTGGAGTTTGCTGAGAAAGTTGGGTGGACAATTCAAAAACACGATGAGGCTGACGTGGAAGAGTTCTGTCGGACCACCGGTGTCCGGCGGCAGGTGCTCAAGGTTTGGATGCATAACAACAAGCATACTTTGGGGAAGAAGTGCTCAAATGATTAG